Proteins encoded within one genomic window of Couchioplanes caeruleus:
- the hisB gene encoding imidazoleglycerol-phosphate dehydratase HisB, giving the protein MSRTARIERVTHETKVLVAIDLDGTGEAELSTGVGFYDHMLHQLAKHGGFDLTVRTEGDLEIDAHHTMEDTALALGEAFARALGDKAGIRRYGSATIPMDEVLVRAAVDLSGRPYVVHDEPELAPYIGPVYPTSMTRHIFESFGHAAKVTLHVSVLRAARDGGRPDAHHVVEAQFKAFSRALREAVEIDPRNAGALPSTKGVL; this is encoded by the coding sequence GTGAGCCGCACCGCGCGCATCGAGCGCGTCACCCACGAGACCAAGGTCCTCGTCGCGATCGACCTGGACGGCACCGGCGAGGCCGAGCTCTCCACCGGCGTCGGGTTCTACGACCACATGCTGCACCAGCTCGCCAAGCACGGCGGTTTCGACCTGACCGTGCGCACCGAGGGCGACCTGGAGATCGACGCCCACCACACCATGGAGGACACCGCCCTCGCGCTCGGCGAGGCCTTCGCACGGGCGCTGGGTGACAAGGCCGGGATCCGGCGGTACGGCTCCGCCACGATCCCCATGGACGAGGTGCTGGTCCGGGCCGCGGTCGACCTGTCCGGGCGGCCGTACGTGGTGCACGACGAGCCGGAGCTGGCGCCCTACATCGGCCCGGTCTATCCGACCAGCATGACCCGGCACATCTTCGAGTCGTTCGGCCACGCGGCGAAGGTGACTCTGCACGTGAGCGTGCTGCGCGCCGCCCGCGACGGCGGCCGGCCCGACGCCCACCACGTCGTCGAGGCGCAGTTCAAGGCCTTCTCGCGGGCGCTGCGCGAGGCCGTCGAGATCGATCCGCGCAACGCCGGTGCGTTGCCGTCCACGAAGGGTGTGCTGTGA
- the hisF gene encoding imidazole glycerol phosphate synthase subunit HisF, translated as MTVAVRVIPCLDVDAGRVVKGVNFLDLRDAGDPVELAAAYDAAGADELTFLDVTASADGRGTMLDVVRRTAESVFIPLTVGGGVRSVDDVDTLLRAGADKVGVNTAAIHRPELISEIAGRFGNQVLVLSLDVRRAAVSGPGPVDSSASSGSGWEVTTHGGRRSAGLDAVEWARRVAELGAGEILLNSMDADGTKAGFDLELIAAVRAVADIPVIASGGAGAVAHFPPAVAAGADAVLAASVFHFGELTIGEVKDSLRSAGHPVR; from the coding sequence ATGACGGTGGCGGTACGGGTGATCCCGTGTCTGGACGTCGACGCCGGCCGCGTGGTCAAGGGCGTCAACTTCCTCGACCTGCGCGACGCGGGCGACCCCGTCGAGCTGGCGGCGGCCTACGACGCCGCGGGAGCCGACGAGCTGACCTTCCTCGACGTGACCGCGTCCGCCGACGGGCGGGGGACGATGCTCGACGTGGTCCGGCGCACGGCCGAGTCGGTCTTCATCCCGCTGACCGTGGGCGGCGGGGTCCGCTCGGTCGACGACGTCGACACCTTGCTGCGGGCGGGCGCGGACAAGGTCGGCGTCAACACCGCGGCGATCCACCGCCCGGAGTTGATCTCCGAGATCGCCGGTCGCTTCGGCAACCAGGTCCTCGTGCTCTCCCTGGACGTCCGGCGCGCTGCCGTCTCCGGACCGGGCCCGGTCGACTCGTCGGCCTCTTCGGGCTCGGGCTGGGAGGTCACCACACACGGCGGGCGGCGCAGCGCCGGCCTGGACGCGGTGGAATGGGCCCGGCGGGTGGCCGAGCTCGGCGCCGGCGAGATCCTGCTCAACTCGATGGACGCCGACGGCACCAAGGCGGGCTTCGACCTCGAACTCATCGCGGCGGTCCGCGCGGTGGCCGACATCCCGGTGATCGCGAGCGGGGGCGCGGGGGCGGTGGCCCACTTCCCACCCGCCGTGGCGGCGGGCGCGGACGCGGTGCTCGCGGCGAGCGTGTTCCACTTCGGAGAGCTGACGATCGGCGAGGTGAAAGACAGCCTCCGGTCGGCGGGACACCCGGTCCGCTGA
- the priA gene encoding bifunctional 1-(5-phosphoribosyl)-5-((5-phosphoribosylamino)methylideneamino)imidazole-4-carboxamide isomerase/phosphoribosylanthranilate isomerase PriA has product MTLTLLPAVDVADGQAVRLVQGAAGSETAYGDPLDAALAWQHDGAEWVHLVDLDAAFGRGSNAALLAEVVGRLDAHVELSGGIRDDESLRAALATGAARVNIGTAALEDPDWCDRICGEYGDRVAIGLDVRGRTLSARGWTRDGGDLYEVLERLDKAGAARYVVTDITKDGTMKGPNLELLREVCSRTPAPVIASGGVSTLDDLRALATLEPVGVEGVIAGKALYAGAFTVAEALETLRSA; this is encoded by the coding sequence GTGACCCTCACCCTGCTGCCCGCCGTCGACGTCGCCGACGGCCAGGCCGTGCGCCTGGTCCAGGGCGCCGCCGGCTCCGAGACCGCCTACGGCGATCCGCTGGACGCGGCGCTGGCCTGGCAGCACGACGGCGCGGAGTGGGTGCACCTGGTCGACCTCGACGCCGCGTTCGGCCGCGGCTCCAACGCCGCCCTGCTCGCCGAGGTGGTCGGCCGTCTCGACGCGCACGTGGAGCTCTCCGGCGGCATCCGCGACGACGAGTCGCTGCGCGCGGCGCTGGCCACCGGCGCCGCGCGGGTCAACATCGGCACCGCGGCCCTGGAGGACCCCGACTGGTGCGACCGGATCTGCGGCGAGTACGGCGACCGCGTCGCGATCGGCCTGGACGTGCGCGGCCGTACGCTCTCGGCCCGCGGCTGGACCCGCGACGGCGGCGACCTCTACGAGGTGCTCGAACGCCTCGACAAGGCCGGCGCGGCGCGCTACGTCGTCACCGACATCACCAAGGACGGAACCATGAAGGGGCCCAACCTGGAGCTGCTGCGCGAGGTGTGCTCCCGTACGCCGGCCCCGGTGATCGCCAGCGGCGGCGTGTCCACCCTGGACGACCTGCGGGCCCTGGCCACCCTCGAACCGGTCGGCGTCGAGGGCGTGATCGCCGGCAAGGCGCTCTACGCCGGCGCCTTCACGGTGGCCGAGGCGCTCGAGACGCTGCGGTCGGCATGA
- the hisH gene encoding imidazole glycerol phosphate synthase subunit HisH, whose protein sequence is MTRVVVLDYGSGNLRSAERAVARTGVDVTVTSDLDAAAAADGLVVPGVGAYAACMAGIEKLGAGPVIADRVAAGRPVLGICVGMQILFESGVEHGVETRGLGLLPGAVTRLAARRIPHMGWNTVSVPAGSVLLAGLAPDARFYFVHSYAAADLAALEAAGATVTTAAHDEPFAAVVEHGPLSAAQFHPEKSADTGFALLRAWVAGLPGT, encoded by the coding sequence GTGACGCGGGTCGTCGTCCTGGACTACGGGTCGGGCAACCTGCGCTCGGCGGAGCGTGCCGTCGCGCGGACCGGCGTGGATGTCACCGTGACCAGCGACCTGGACGCCGCCGCCGCGGCGGACGGCCTGGTCGTGCCCGGTGTCGGCGCGTACGCGGCCTGCATGGCCGGCATCGAGAAGCTCGGCGCCGGCCCGGTCATCGCCGACCGGGTCGCTGCCGGCCGGCCGGTGCTGGGCATCTGCGTCGGCATGCAGATCCTCTTCGAGTCCGGTGTGGAGCACGGCGTCGAGACCCGGGGCCTGGGACTGCTGCCCGGTGCGGTGACCCGGCTGGCCGCGCGCCGCATCCCGCACATGGGCTGGAACACGGTGTCGGTTCCCGCCGGGTCGGTCCTGCTGGCCGGGCTGGCGCCGGACGCCCGGTTCTACTTCGTCCATTCGTACGCCGCCGCGGATCTGGCGGCCCTGGAGGCCGCCGGCGCCACCGTGACGACGGCCGCGCACGACGAGCCCTTCGCGGCGGTGGTGGAACACGGGCCGTTGTCGGCCGCCCAGTTCCATCCCGAGAAGTCCGCCGACACCGGGTTCGCGCTGCTGCGCGCCTGGGTCGCCGGGCTGCCCGGCACATGA
- a CDS encoding Rid family hydrolase, with protein sequence MIERFASGGPWEERYGYSRVVRAGDLLVTAGCTATVNGSVSALGDPSEQARIAFRIGLDALAGAGAAPADVIRTRMYVTDRSYAGAVTAVHGEIFRDVRPVTALIVVAGLLHEDHLVEVELDAYVGGKERA encoded by the coding sequence ATGATCGAGCGTTTCGCCTCCGGTGGCCCCTGGGAGGAACGGTACGGCTACTCCCGCGTGGTCCGCGCCGGAGACCTCCTCGTCACCGCCGGCTGCACGGCCACGGTGAACGGCTCGGTGAGCGCGCTGGGGGACCCGAGTGAGCAGGCGCGGATCGCCTTCCGCATCGGCCTGGACGCGCTCGCCGGCGCCGGCGCGGCCCCGGCCGACGTCATCCGCACCCGCATGTACGTCACCGACCGGTCGTACGCCGGCGCGGTCACCGCCGTGCACGGCGAGATCTTCCGGGACGTGCGCCCGGTGACGGCGCTGATCGTGGTCGCCGGACTGCTGCACGAGGACCACCTGGTCGAGGTCGAGCTCGATGCGTACGTGGGCGGAAAGGAACGGGCATGA
- a CDS encoding YczE/YyaS/YitT family protein yields MTIPSNSATAGRRLPRRVGQLFAGLILYGVSMAFMVESGLGLTSWDVFHQGVSEVTGLSIGWVVILAGVPILLLWIPLRQKPGFGTIANLVVIGVVVDAALALLSPGASMTIRVTYLIAGILLNGVATGMYIGARFGPGPRDGLMTGIAHRFPRLSLRLVRTAIELTVLATGFLLGGTAGIGTVAYALVIGPLVQAFLPIFTVAPRTPPARLAPALP; encoded by the coding sequence ATGACGATCCCAAGCAACTCGGCCACCGCCGGGCGCCGCCTGCCGCGCCGCGTCGGCCAGCTCTTCGCCGGCCTGATCCTGTACGGCGTGAGCATGGCGTTCATGGTCGAGTCCGGCCTCGGACTGACCTCCTGGGACGTCTTCCACCAGGGTGTGTCGGAAGTCACCGGCCTCAGCATCGGCTGGGTGGTGATCCTGGCGGGCGTCCCGATCCTGCTGCTGTGGATCCCGCTGCGGCAGAAGCCGGGCTTCGGCACCATCGCCAACCTGGTCGTGATCGGCGTCGTGGTCGACGCCGCCCTGGCCCTCCTCTCCCCCGGCGCATCGATGACGATCCGTGTCACATATCTGATCGCCGGCATCCTCCTGAACGGCGTGGCGACCGGCATGTACATCGGTGCCCGCTTCGGCCCGGGGCCCCGCGACGGCCTGATGACCGGAATCGCCCATCGTTTCCCGCGGCTGTCCCTGCGCCTGGTCCGGACCGCCATCGAGCTGACGGTGCTGGCGACCGGCTTCCTGCTCGGCGGCACGGCCGGGATCGGCACGGTCGCGTACGCGCTGGTGATCGGCCCACTGGTCCAGGCGTTCCTGCCGATCTTCACGGTCGCGCCGCGAACCCCGCCGGCCCGCCTCGCCCCGGCCCTGCCCTGA
- a CDS encoding PLP-dependent aminotransferase family protein, translating into MTTSVRGGQLARLLGQWHSLPGRHRSPDYAALAGAVRGLLADGRLPLGVRLPAERELAEALGVSRTTVTAAYRNLRETGHLTSRRGAGSWTTLPNGHRVASSGLWTPDDDIDMIDLGVAASAAPVELVPAARAAADDLPRFLGSAGYHPSGLRELREAVAAAYTARGVATSAEQILITSGTQQALDLVLRLSVPAGASVLVESPTYPNALAALAARRARISTHGLDATTGWDGELLLAALRQTRPRLAYVIPEFQNPTGHLMPAALRERLVAAAHATGTELVVDESFVDLPLDGAEMPPPVAVYDRHSRVVSIGGMSKAYWGGLRIGWVRASAPLVQRLAALRVGVDMASPVLEQLVAVHLLAQAETIVAARRRQLAFRRDALIAALREHLPEWRCYVPGGGVTLWAELDGPISSALSRAAEDVGVRLAPGPRFGLDGTLERFVRLPFTLAADDLTEAIRRIASVRHDLDRAARPAWRTPAVIA; encoded by the coding sequence ATGACGACGTCGGTGCGCGGAGGCCAATTGGCCCGCCTGCTCGGCCAGTGGCACTCGCTTCCCGGGCGCCACCGGAGCCCGGACTATGCCGCGCTGGCCGGAGCGGTCCGCGGCCTGCTCGCCGACGGGCGGCTGCCGCTGGGCGTACGGCTGCCCGCCGAGCGCGAGCTTGCCGAGGCCCTGGGCGTGAGCCGGACGACGGTGACGGCCGCGTACCGGAACCTGCGCGAGACCGGCCACCTCACCAGCCGGCGCGGCGCCGGGAGCTGGACCACGCTGCCGAACGGCCACCGGGTCGCCAGCTCCGGCCTCTGGACCCCGGACGACGACATCGACATGATCGACCTGGGCGTGGCGGCCTCCGCCGCACCGGTCGAGCTGGTGCCCGCCGCCCGCGCCGCCGCCGACGACCTGCCGCGCTTCCTCGGCAGCGCCGGCTATCACCCGAGCGGCCTGCGGGAGCTGCGGGAGGCCGTCGCCGCCGCCTACACCGCCCGGGGCGTGGCCACCAGCGCCGAGCAGATCCTCATCACCAGCGGCACCCAGCAGGCGCTGGACCTGGTGCTGCGGCTGTCCGTCCCCGCGGGGGCGTCGGTGCTGGTCGAGTCGCCGACGTACCCGAACGCGCTGGCCGCCCTCGCCGCCCGCCGCGCCCGGATCAGCACCCACGGCCTCGACGCGACGACCGGCTGGGACGGCGAGCTGCTGCTCGCGGCGCTGCGGCAGACGCGGCCGCGGCTGGCGTACGTGATCCCGGAATTCCAGAATCCGACCGGCCACCTGATGCCGGCCGCCCTGCGCGAGCGCCTCGTGGCCGCGGCCCACGCGACCGGGACCGAGCTGGTCGTCGACGAGTCCTTCGTGGATCTTCCCCTCGACGGCGCCGAGATGCCGCCGCCCGTGGCCGTCTACGACCGGCACTCCCGCGTCGTGTCGATCGGGGGCATGAGCAAGGCCTACTGGGGTGGCCTGCGGATCGGCTGGGTGCGCGCGTCGGCGCCGCTCGTGCAGCGGCTGGCGGCGCTGCGGGTCGGGGTCGACATGGCCAGCCCGGTGCTGGAACAGCTCGTCGCCGTGCATCTGCTCGCCCAGGCCGAGACGATCGTCGCGGCGCGCCGCAGGCAGCTCGCGTTCCGGCGGGACGCGCTGATCGCCGCGCTGCGCGAGCATCTGCCGGAGTGGCGGTGCTATGTGCCCGGTGGCGGCGTGACCCTGTGGGCGGAGCTCGACGGGCCGATCTCCAGCGCGCTGTCGCGCGCGGCCGAGGACGTGGGCGTCCGGCTCGCGCCGGGACCGCGGTTCGGCCTGGACGGCACGCTGGAACGCTTCGTGCGGCTCCCGTTCACCCTGGCGGCGGACGACCTGACGGAGGCGATCCGGCGCATCGCCTCCGTGCGCCACGACCTGGACCGGGCGGCCCGCCCGGCCTGGCGCACCCCCGCGGTCATCGCGTAG